In one window of Saprospiraceae bacterium DNA:
- a CDS encoding inositol-3-phosphate synthase, producing the protein MSKIRVAIIGVGNCSNSLVQGIEYYKSVQDNEKITGLMHNRIGDYLVSDIEFSAAFDVNATKIGKDLSQAIWEYPNDTIKIADVPNLGVKVLRGPTLDGLGSSLNKVITESKEKPVDVSKILIESKTDILINYLPVGSEKATLWYAQQAIDANCGFINCIPVFIASDKQWLQKFEKAGLPIIGDDIKSQLGSTIIHRTLTRLFMERGIHIDRTYQLNFGGNMDFFNMLDRERLISKKKSKTQSVTSQLNYELPAHEIHVGPSDYIPWLTDRKWCNIYIEGKAFGNVPMKVELKLEVWDSPNSAGIVIDAIRCMKLAMNKKTGGSLIEPSSYFMKSPPEQFTDNEAHDKVEDFIKRLS; encoded by the coding sequence ATGTCAAAAATACGTGTTGCAATTATAGGGGTAGGAAACTGCTCAAACTCTTTGGTTCAAGGAATTGAATATTATAAAAGTGTTCAAGATAATGAGAAGATAACTGGCTTAATGCATAATAGAATTGGAGATTACCTAGTTAGTGATATTGAATTTTCCGCAGCTTTTGATGTCAATGCTACCAAGATTGGTAAAGACCTTAGTCAAGCAATATGGGAATATCCAAACGACACTATCAAAATTGCAGATGTTCCTAATCTTGGAGTTAAGGTACTTCGAGGTCCAACTTTGGATGGGCTTGGAAGTTCATTAAATAAGGTCATCACAGAAAGCAAAGAGAAGCCAGTTGACGTATCAAAAATATTGATAGAATCAAAAACTGACATTCTGATAAATTATTTACCTGTTGGTTCTGAAAAAGCAACACTATGGTATGCTCAACAAGCAATTGATGCTAATTGTGGTTTTATTAATTGCATTCCTGTTTTCATTGCGTCTGATAAACAGTGGCTACAAAAATTTGAAAAAGCAGGACTTCCAATTATCGGTGATGATATCAAAAGTCAATTAGGCTCAACCATAATACATAGAACCTTGACAAGACTTTTTATGGAAAGGGGTATTCACATAGACCGTACATATCAACTAAACTTTGGCGGTAATATGGATTTCTTCAACATGTTGGATAGAGAAAGATTAATTTCCAAGAAAAAGTCAAAAACCCAATCTGTTACAAGTCAATTAAACTATGAACTTCCAGCACATGAAATTCATGTTGGCCCAAGTGATTATATCCCTTGGCTAACAGACCGTAAATGGTGTAACATTTACATTGAAGGAAAAGCATTTGGAAATGTGCCGATGAAAGTAGAGTTAAAATTGGAGGTTTGGGATAGTCCGAATTCTGCAGGGATTGTAATCGATGCCATTAGATGTATGAAACTGGCAATGAATAAAAAAACTGGAGGCTCTTTAATTGAACCATCGTCTTATTTTATGAAATCACCACCGGAACAATTTACAGATAATGAAGCTCATGATAAAGTAGAAGATTTTATTAAAAGACTTTCTTAA
- a CDS encoding Gfo/Idh/MocA family oxidoreductase, whose product MNGAIIGFGNIAQAHLLAYKSVSELQIKAIVDTSETRFKYARQLHPDIKCYFSIEEMFKEQKIDFIDICTPPSTHFFYIKAGLLEKCHVLCEKPFLTDTENYSEILSLIDSSRKHIYPLHNYKFAPVVKWMKQQVKSEEFGEIKHGYFRTIRNGHAQGVTEWDKDWRRNLKIAAGGILLDHGPHNIYLSSILIEQNPIAVSCIAGNLCKGENYLSTEDTTMLTLYFNNDVKFFIELSWAGSFRNTHYSIMGSKQNLFVENDKISISKNGDFESIDINSDFDDPTHKNWFREMFVDFLDLIENPERQDYLFQEAFNTTMIIQMAYESAAKQGEIIPVKSDVSKKIKT is encoded by the coding sequence ATGAATGGAGCTATTATAGGATTTGGAAACATTGCACAAGCACATCTGCTTGCATACAAATCAGTAAGCGAATTGCAAATTAAAGCTATTGTGGATACGTCTGAAACTCGTTTTAAATATGCAAGGCAACTGCACCCTGATATTAAATGTTACTTTTCAATTGAAGAAATGTTTAAAGAGCAAAAAATTGATTTCATTGATATATGCACACCCCCAAGCACACATTTTTTCTATATAAAAGCAGGGCTCTTAGAAAAATGCCATGTGTTATGTGAGAAACCATTTTTGACAGACACAGAAAATTACTCCGAAATTTTATCACTAATTGATTCCTCAAGGAAACATATCTATCCCTTACATAATTACAAATTTGCTCCTGTTGTAAAGTGGATGAAACAACAAGTGAAATCAGAAGAGTTTGGCGAGATTAAGCATGGTTACTTTCGGACGATTAGAAATGGACATGCCCAAGGTGTTACAGAATGGGATAAAGATTGGAGGCGAAACCTTAAAATTGCCGCTGGTGGAATTTTACTTGACCATGGCCCACATAATATTTATCTGTCAAGTATTCTTATAGAACAGAATCCTATTGCGGTCTCTTGTATTGCTGGAAACCTATGCAAAGGAGAAAATTATTTAAGCACAGAAGATACTACTATGCTAACTCTCTATTTTAATAATGATGTAAAATTTTTTATTGAACTATCATGGGCAGGCAGTTTTCGTAACACTCATTATTCCATAATGGGTTCCAAACAAAATCTTTTTGTTGAAAATGATAAAATAAGTATTAGCAAAAATGGAGATTTTGAATCAATAGACATTAATTCCGACTTTGACGACCCCACTCACAAAAATTGGTTTCGTGAAATGTTTGTTGATTTTCTTGACCTTATCGAAAATCCTGAGCGACAAGATTATCTTTTTCAGGAAGCTTTTAATACCACAATGATAATTCAAATGGCTTACGAATCTGCTGCAAAACAAGGAGAGATTATTCCTGTTAAGTCCGATGTTTCCAAGAAAATAAAAACCTAG
- the erm gene encoding 23S ribosomal RNA methyltransferase Erm — MDKPKNINNSKFNRTDKAMKPRRSIALSQNFINNRGVISTIISHVDFSRTDLLIEIGPGKGIITDAIIKPYNKVIAVEIDKDLYSDLQRHYSGIENISLVNADFLKYPLPKEEYSIVANIPFNITADIIRKITDENSSLQAAYIITEKEAAYKFVGAPYAESPLLSHYLQIHYEVRFLLEIDRKHFSPEPRVDIGYISISKRRKPVFNKQEEIQFKDFITYIFSRTGATLKEALKSVFSNLQSKIIIQQLGVSENILKKKVIFFDWVKVYKTFSEHSPAKSKLIVRGAFDKLNQDKAKLQSQKKRKV, encoded by the coding sequence ATGGACAAGCCAAAAAACATAAATAACTCTAAGTTTAATAGAACTGACAAAGCAATGAAGCCAAGGCGTAGCATCGCTTTGTCTCAAAACTTTATCAATAATAGAGGTGTGATTTCTACAATAATTAGCCATGTTGACTTTTCACGAACTGATTTACTTATTGAAATAGGGCCGGGCAAAGGAATAATAACTGATGCTATCATTAAACCATACAACAAGGTAATTGCTGTAGAAATTGACAAAGACCTCTATTCTGATTTGCAAAGACATTACAGTGGCATTGAAAATATTTCACTAGTTAACGCAGATTTCTTGAAATACCCATTGCCAAAAGAAGAGTATTCTATAGTTGCGAATATTCCGTTTAACATCACTGCTGATATAATTAGAAAAATTACCGATGAAAACTCATCACTTCAAGCAGCCTACATAATAACAGAAAAAGAAGCTGCATATAAATTTGTTGGTGCACCTTATGCTGAATCTCCACTACTTTCGCATTATTTACAGATTCATTATGAAGTAAGATTTCTATTAGAAATAGACAGAAAACACTTTTCTCCTGAGCCTAGGGTTGATATTGGTTATATTTCAATTTCTAAAAGAAGGAAACCTGTTTTCAACAAGCAAGAAGAAATACAGTTCAAGGATTTCATCACATATATTTTTTCTAGAACTGGTGCAACTCTTAAAGAGGCGTTAAAAAGTGTTTTCAGTAATCTTCAATCAAAAATTATTATTCAGCAACTTGGCGTTTCTGAAAATATCCTTAAAAAGAAAGTAATATTCTTTGATTGGGTCAAAGTGTACAAAACGTTCTCTGAACATAGCCCCGCTAAATCAAAGCTTATTGTTCGTGGGGCATTTGATAAGTTAAATCAAGACAAGGCAAAGCTTCAATCTCAAAAAAAAAGAAAAGTTTGA
- a CDS encoding leucine--tRNA ligase: protein MEYRPSEVEHKWKEIWKANGLYQINIYQQKPKYYVLDMFPYPSGAGLHVGHPLGYIASDIFARKKRMDGYQVLHPMGFDAFGLPAEQYAIQTGVHPAVSTYQNIERYRQQLFNIGLSFDWSREVITCDPKYYKWTQWIFLQLFNHYYDNRLQKAKPISDLMARFESEGSTTIQAACSENPDFSAEEWKKMSAARKDAILMNYRLAYRKIAYVNWCEALGTVLANDEIKDGVSERGGHPVEKKPMMQWALRISAYAERLLQDLDTLEWSDALKTMQKNWIGKSKGCSIFFQLENNHARIEVFSTRPDTIFGASFIALAPEHPMAQALSSPEKQQEVLSYIKASAAKSDRERSSETKTVSGVFTGSFAIHPFNQKPLPVYITDYVLVDYGTGAIMGVPAHDKRDQLFAQKFELPIVQVVDFGDRADADIEDKSGTLVNSDFLNGLDVPQAIESAISKLESLHAGSGKVLYKMRDANFSRQRYWGEPIPVSYDQDGCSFAAKSEDLPLMLPSMESIEPGIGGKSPLSRAHDWIKNGEFERETDTMPGYAGSSWYFLRYMDPNNDSAFASKEALDYWKDVDLYIGGTEHAVGHLMYSRFWHKFLYDLNYVPTTEPFKKLVNQGMIQGVIESVYLLKSKNQDQPAKFISANLADGFPIEELAKIPVHIDFISQYNTANSHLDKNGILQFVKWRPEFQSAVFKNETESGTAQSLSENFKLKTVSETGKMSKRYHNVVNPDDVIREYGADCFRMYEMFLGPIEQSKPWDTKGIDGVSKFLRKYHSMFYNPEGAVVLDAAPPSKEALSILHSCIKKVNTDIEQLSLNTCISAFMICVNELRRINCTNKDLLLQLTQLMAPFAPFITEEIWSQFNGSGSIHESPYPKHNEDYLQKDTVNYPVSINGKKRMEWEISKTHTVDEIKAMVVELPEIKKWIESGPIKNIIVVPGRMVNIVM, encoded by the coding sequence ATGGAATACCGTCCGTCGGAAGTGGAACATAAGTGGAAGGAAATTTGGAAGGCCAATGGACTTTACCAGATAAATATCTACCAACAAAAACCCAAGTACTATGTGCTCGATATGTTTCCCTACCCTTCCGGTGCCGGGCTGCACGTGGGTCACCCGCTTGGATATATTGCTTCCGATATTTTTGCCCGGAAAAAACGCATGGACGGATACCAGGTTTTGCATCCCATGGGCTTTGATGCATTCGGACTGCCTGCCGAACAATATGCCATACAAACCGGAGTGCATCCTGCCGTTTCAACCTACCAGAATATAGAACGTTATCGCCAACAGCTGTTTAATATCGGACTGTCCTTCGACTGGTCGAGGGAGGTCATCACCTGCGATCCGAAGTATTACAAATGGACGCAGTGGATCTTTCTCCAACTATTCAATCATTACTACGACAACAGGCTTCAAAAGGCCAAACCCATCAGCGATTTGATGGCCCGATTTGAAAGCGAGGGAAGCACAACTATCCAGGCGGCTTGCTCCGAAAATCCGGACTTCAGCGCCGAAGAATGGAAAAAGATGTCTGCAGCCAGAAAGGATGCCATTCTGATGAACTATCGATTGGCTTATCGCAAAATTGCCTACGTAAACTGGTGCGAGGCCCTGGGCACAGTCCTCGCCAATGACGAAATTAAAGATGGAGTCTCAGAGCGTGGCGGTCATCCCGTAGAAAAGAAACCCATGATGCAATGGGCTCTTCGCATCAGCGCTTATGCCGAGCGCTTGCTGCAGGATCTCGATACATTGGAATGGTCGGATGCCCTGAAAACCATGCAAAAAAACTGGATCGGCAAATCGAAGGGTTGTTCCATATTTTTTCAACTGGAAAACAACCACGCACGCATTGAGGTTTTCTCCACCCGGCCGGATACGATCTTCGGTGCAAGCTTCATTGCTCTGGCTCCTGAACATCCAATGGCTCAGGCACTCAGCTCGCCGGAAAAGCAACAAGAAGTATTGAGTTATATCAAAGCCAGCGCGGCCAAATCCGATCGCGAGCGTTCGTCAGAAACGAAAACAGTCAGCGGGGTATTTACAGGGAGTTTTGCTATTCACCCTTTTAACCAAAAGCCATTGCCAGTCTATATCACAGATTACGTCCTGGTCGATTACGGAACCGGTGCCATCATGGGTGTGCCGGCTCACGACAAACGGGACCAGTTGTTTGCGCAGAAATTTGAATTGCCCATCGTTCAGGTTGTCGATTTCGGCGACCGGGCTGATGCCGATATCGAAGACAAATCAGGAACTCTTGTGAATTCCGATTTCTTAAATGGACTCGATGTCCCTCAAGCCATCGAATCGGCTATTTCAAAACTCGAATCCCTTCACGCGGGCAGCGGTAAAGTTTTGTATAAAATGCGCGATGCCAACTTCAGCCGTCAGCGTTATTGGGGCGAACCCATTCCGGTTTCCTACGACCAGGATGGTTGCAGCTTCGCTGCTAAATCCGAAGACCTGCCTTTGATGTTGCCTTCGATGGAATCCATCGAACCAGGCATCGGAGGAAAGTCCCCTCTATCGCGCGCGCACGACTGGATCAAAAACGGCGAATTTGAAAGGGAAACCGATACCATGCCGGGATATGCGGGTTCTTCCTGGTATTTTCTCAGGTACATGGATCCAAACAACGACTCGGCTTTTGCATCCAAAGAAGCGCTCGACTATTGGAAAGATGTGGATCTCTACATTGGCGGCACAGAACATGCGGTTGGGCATTTGATGTACTCCCGTTTCTGGCATAAGTTTTTATACGACCTGAACTATGTGCCCACCACAGAACCGTTCAAAAAACTGGTAAACCAGGGGATGATCCAGGGTGTCATCGAATCGGTTTATTTGCTTAAATCCAAAAATCAGGATCAGCCGGCAAAATTTATTTCCGCAAATCTGGCAGATGGTTTTCCCATTGAGGAATTGGCAAAAATTCCCGTACACATCGATTTCATCAGCCAATACAATACTGCCAATTCGCATCTCGATAAAAACGGTATCCTGCAATTTGTAAAATGGCGACCGGAGTTCCAATCCGCTGTATTTAAAAATGAAACGGAAAGCGGTACGGCCCAATCACTCAGCGAAAATTTTAAATTAAAAACGGTATCCGAAACGGGTAAAATGTCAAAGCGCTATCACAATGTCGTGAACCCCGATGATGTGATCCGCGAATACGGCGCCGACTGTTTCAGAATGTACGAAATGTTTCTCGGCCCTATCGAACAATCCAAACCCTGGGATACCAAAGGGATTGATGGCGTTTCGAAATTTTTACGAAAATATCATTCGATGTTTTACAACCCGGAAGGTGCCGTAGTACTGGATGCAGCTCCTCCATCAAAAGAAGCACTGTCCATTTTACACAGCTGCATTAAAAAAGTAAATACCGATATCGAACAGCTCAGTCTGAATACCTGCATCAGTGCCTTTATGATTTGCGTCAACGAACTTCGCAGAATCAATTGTACGAATAAAGATTTGCTTTTGCAGTTGACACAACTCATGGCTCCCTTCGCACCTTTCATCACCGAAGAGATTTGGTCTCAATTCAACGGCTCCGGTTCGATCCACGAGAGTCCGTACCCAAAGCACAACGAAGATTATCTCCAAAAAGATACCGTAAATTATCCGGTCAGCATCAATGGTAAAAAAAGAATGGAATGGGAAATTTCCAAAACGCATACTGTGGATGAAATCAAAGCCATGGTTGTTGAACTTCCGGAAATCAAAAAATGGATTGAATCGGGTCCAATTAAAAATATCATTGTGGTGCCGGGGAGGATGGTCAATATTGTGATGTGA
- a CDS encoding 3-hydroxybutyryl-CoA dehydrogenase: protein MNNITVIGAGTMGNGIAHVFAQYGYTVVLADISETALQKALATISKNLDRMIQKGILPEEKKESILNRLTTQTDISNAVSKANLVVEAATENIDLKLKIFADISKAAPAEAILASNTSSISITKIASVVADPSRVIGMHFMNPVPVMKLVEIIKGYNTSHETLAKIVDITKSLQKIPVEVNDYPGFVSNRILMTMLNEAFYTLYEDVAGVEEIDAVMKLGMAHPMGPLQLADFIGLDVCLAILRVLHDGFGNPKYAPCPLLVNMVTAGKLGVKSGEGFYNYQGETKGAMKVAQQFS, encoded by the coding sequence ATGAATAACATTACAGTCATTGGTGCAGGAACTATGGGAAATGGTATTGCTCATGTTTTTGCACAATATGGATATACCGTGGTCCTCGCCGATATTTCTGAAACCGCTCTGCAAAAAGCTCTTGCAACGATATCTAAAAATCTGGACAGAATGATCCAGAAAGGAATTCTTCCCGAGGAGAAAAAGGAGTCGATCTTAAACAGGTTAACTACACAGACAGACATCAGCAATGCGGTGTCAAAAGCTAATCTGGTGGTGGAAGCAGCAACAGAAAACATCGATCTCAAGTTGAAAATATTTGCAGATATTTCTAAGGCCGCTCCTGCAGAAGCCATACTGGCTTCAAATACTTCTTCCATCTCCATAACAAAAATTGCATCGGTTGTTGCTGATCCTTCCCGTGTAATTGGAATGCACTTTATGAATCCCGTTCCGGTTATGAAGCTGGTCGAGATCATCAAAGGCTACAACACTTCCCACGAAACCCTTGCCAAAATTGTCGACATTACGAAATCTCTTCAAAAGATTCCCGTCGAGGTCAACGATTATCCCGGTTTTGTATCCAACCGCATTTTGATGACGATGCTGAACGAAGCTTTTTATACGCTATACGAAGATGTTGCGGGAGTGGAAGAGATCGATGCGGTCATGAAGCTCGGAATGGCACATCCCATGGGCCCGCTGCAACTTGCGGATTTCATAGGATTGGATGTGTGTCTCGCAATATTGAGAGTATTACACGATGGATTCGGCAATCCAAAATATGCACCATGTCCGCTGCTGGTCAATATGGTCACCGCAGGAAAACTGGGAGTTAAATCAGGCGAAGGATTTTACAATTATCAGGGGGAAACGAAGGGAGCGATGAAGGTGGCGCAGCAGTTTTCGTAA
- the pfkA gene encoding 6-phosphofructokinase: MNSIKRIGVFTSGGDAPGMNAAIRAITRSASFFDLHVYGIMRGYEGMIDGDFKRLEPSDVANIIQRGGTILKTARSKRFLEPSGRESAYKNLVANDIDALIAIGGNGTFAGADIFYKEHGIPVIGLPGTIDNDLYGTDYTIGFDTAINTAISAVDKIRDTADAHNRLFLIEVMGRHSGYIGLYTALASGASAMVIPETHPTLDQLVADLENSLRRKKLFGLVIVAEGNNIGSTHSIAEQLAQRIKDYEIKITIIGHIQRGGSPSANDRILASRLGHAAVEALLKGKHGCMAGLLNDKITFTPFDISIQKANEPDRELFKLAEILGL; this comes from the coding sequence ATGAACTCAATTAAACGAATTGGCGTATTTACCTCCGGCGGGGACGCCCCCGGCATGAATGCCGCAATAAGGGCCATTACCCGAAGTGCAAGTTTTTTTGATTTGCATGTCTATGGCATTATGAGAGGCTATGAAGGAATGATCGATGGAGACTTTAAAAGACTCGAACCTTCAGATGTTGCGAATATCATTCAACGGGGTGGCACCATTCTCAAAACAGCCCGGAGTAAAAGATTCCTGGAGCCTTCGGGCAGAGAATCCGCGTATAAAAATCTGGTCGCAAATGATATCGATGCACTTATAGCGATAGGAGGAAACGGGACCTTCGCGGGTGCCGACATTTTTTACAAGGAACACGGTATTCCTGTCATCGGATTACCCGGCACGATCGATAACGATCTTTACGGAACAGATTATACCATAGGTTTTGACACCGCCATCAATACGGCAATTTCTGCGGTGGACAAAATCAGGGATACCGCCGATGCCCACAACCGGTTGTTTCTCATCGAAGTCATGGGCAGACATTCGGGTTACATCGGGCTTTACACCGCTCTGGCCTCCGGCGCTTCCGCAATGGTTATTCCCGAAACCCATCCAACGCTGGATCAATTGGTGGCCGATCTCGAAAATTCCTTGCGGAGAAAGAAATTGTTTGGTCTGGTCATCGTAGCCGAAGGCAACAATATTGGTTCGACCCATTCCATTGCGGAACAACTGGCCCAACGCATCAAGGATTACGAAATTAAAATCACCATCATCGGACATATCCAGCGGGGAGGCTCGCCCAGTGCAAACGACAGAATTCTCGCCAGCAGACTTGGACATGCCGCAGTAGAAGCCCTTTTGAAAGGAAAACACGGTTGCATGGCAGGATTGCTCAACGACAAAATCACTTTTACACCCTTCGATATTTCTATTCAGAAAGCAAATGAACCCGATCGCGAATTGTTTAAACTGGCCGAAATTTTAGGCCTTTAA
- a CDS encoding aminodeoxychorismate/anthranilate synthase component II, with amino-acid sequence MASPKVLLVDNKDSFTFNLVQLLEDLHVNPIVVGGKQNRNVNISEVQGVVLSPGPGVPTDFPLMMQIIESSQDVPMLGICLGMQAIAQAYGGRLYRQAEVQHGKIHKVIQIPNASDLFHEVPECFDVGLYHSWAVERGTLPKELMATCVSEQGILMGVRHVQFPIEGFQFHPESFLTGFGPVMIKNWLKKL; translated from the coding sequence ATGGCATCTCCAAAAGTACTATTAGTCGACAACAAAGATTCATTCACTTTTAACCTGGTCCAATTGCTTGAAGACCTTCATGTCAATCCAATTGTGGTTGGTGGAAAACAGAACCGGAATGTGAATATATCTGAGGTTCAGGGAGTAGTGTTGTCGCCAGGGCCGGGAGTTCCAACCGATTTTCCTTTGATGATGCAAATAATAGAATCTTCTCAAGATGTTCCAATGCTTGGAATTTGTCTGGGAATGCAGGCCATTGCTCAAGCTTACGGAGGTCGCCTGTACCGGCAGGCGGAAGTGCAGCACGGGAAGATCCATAAAGTGATTCAAATACCCAATGCTTCCGATTTATTCCATGAAGTACCCGAATGTTTTGATGTGGGATTGTACCACAGTTGGGCTGTCGAAAGAGGAACATTACCAAAAGAACTAATGGCCACATGCGTATCAGAACAGGGCATTCTAATGGGGGTTCGCCATGTGCAATTTCCCATTGAAGGTTTTCAGTTTCACCCGGAATCTTTTCTAACCGGGTTCGGCCCCGTAATGATTAAAAATTGGCTTAAGAAACTGTAA